From the uncultured Fibrobacter sp. genome, one window contains:
- a CDS encoding DUF58 domain-containing protein, whose protein sequence is MLDKEVLKTVSRIELSVRGALDTVMTGAYHSSFKGNGMEFSEVREYMPGDDVRTIDWNVTARTGTPYVKKFIEEREMTMLLMVDASSSSEFGSGKQMKGEVMATLTALLAFAAIKNNDKVGLLIYTDQVELFIPPEKGRKHVLRLIREILYFKPQHHGTNTQVALEYAGKILNRRAVVVVMSDFLDEGFENAFKILRKRHDVLAVSVVDPREMELPPAGLVELEDPETGETLLIDTGDAAFREAFAREAKRQGKATKE, encoded by the coding sequence ATGCTTGATAAAGAAGTTTTAAAGACTGTCAGCCGCATCGAACTTTCCGTTCGCGGCGCACTCGACACCGTGATGACCGGTGCTTATCACAGCTCGTTCAAGGGCAACGGCATGGAGTTCAGCGAAGTCCGCGAATACATGCCCGGCGATGACGTACGTACCATCGACTGGAACGTGACCGCACGAACCGGCACCCCCTACGTCAAGAAGTTTATCGAAGAGCGCGAAATGACCATGCTTTTGATGGTCGATGCCTCCAGCTCTTCGGAATTCGGTTCCGGCAAGCAGATGAAGGGCGAAGTCATGGCAACGCTGACCGCGCTCCTCGCCTTTGCCGCCATCAAGAACAACGATAAAGTCGGCTTGCTCATCTACACCGACCAGGTTGAACTGTTCATCCCGCCGGAGAAGGGCCGCAAGCACGTATTACGCCTCATTCGTGAAATCCTTTACTTCAAGCCGCAGCATCACGGTACCAACACGCAGGTGGCGCTTGAGTACGCCGGTAAGATTCTGAACCGCCGCGCCGTAGTCGTGGTAATGAGCGACTTCTTGGACGAAGGTTTCGAAAACGCCTTCAAGATTTTGCGCAAACGCCACGACGTGCTCGCCGTCTCTGTGGTGGACCCGCGCGAAATGGAACTCCCGCCCGCAGGCCTCGTGGAACTTGAAGACCCCGAAACCGGCGAAACACTTTTGATCGACACCGGCGATGCCGCCTTCCGCGAAGCATTCGCCCGCGAAGCCAAGCGTCAAGGCAAAGCGACCAAGGAAC